A segment of the Pseudomonas versuta genome:
GCGGCAGTACCACGTGGCGCATCGACTGGCTGGCATTGAGGCCCAGCGAGCGCGCCGCCTCGTCTTGCCCGCGGGCGATGGACTGCACGCCCGAGCGTATGATTTCGGCCACATACGCACCGGTAAACAGCGACAGCGCGGCAATACCGGCAAATTCGCGGGACAGGTTGAGCACGGTGCCAATAAAGAAGTAGAAGATAAAAATCTGTACCAGCAGCGGTGTGCCACGCACCAGTTCGACGTACAGGGTCGAAAGATCGCGCAGGGTCGGGTTTTTCGACAACCGGCACAGCCCTGTGGCCAGACCGATCAGCAAGCCCAACACACCCGATACCAGCGACAGCCAGACGGTGGTCCACAAGCCCCAAAGCAGCGGCCCAGCTGCCCAATGACGATTGACGCCCACCACGTCGCCTTCGGCCACATCGTCGCCCTCGGCCAATTGCAGGCTGTTGTCGGCAACGGTCAGACGCTGTTCAGCGCCATCATCGCCTTTCAATACCACTTCGGTGTTGTCGCCCTTGCGCACCAGCTCAATCACGGTCGAAGTTTCTGCTGCCCGCTGGGCTTCTTCAGCCTGGTAGGCGAAGTACTGCGGGACACGATTCCAGCGCCATTCGTAGGACATCAGCGAGGTGGCGTAGTACAAACCGCCCGCCAGACCGATGAGCACCAGCACGGTCAATACATGCCAGGGCCACTGGGGTTTTTTCTGTTTGATCACTTTCAGGTTCCACGTTTTGTGTCGCTAGGGAGGCCGTCAATCGCGAGCAAGCTCGCTCCTACAGGGGATAACGCCAATGCTCGCGATTGAAAAACAGCCTTATTCCATGTCCTTGAGCCAGGCAGTGTCTTTGAACCACTTGTCATGGATGCGATCGTAGGTGCCGTCTTCGTGGATCTGGTGCAGGAAGTTGTTGATGTAGTTGATGCTGTCGTAGTCGCCTTTCTTCAGACCAAAGGCCAGCGGCTCGTAGGTGAATGGCTTGTCGAGGAACACCAGCTTGCCGTTACCGAACTTGTTGACTGCCACAACGTTGTAAGGCGCGTCGTAGATAAACGCATCAGCCTTGCCGTTGACCACGTCCAGTACCGCTTCCGGTTCGTTGTCGTAACCGTGGTACTGGGCTTTGGACATCAGTTTGCGGGCGACGATTTCACCCGTGGTGCCGATCTTCGAAGTCAGGCGGTATTGCGGGTCGTTCAGGTCTTTGTAGGATTTGACCTTGTCTTCCAGCTCCTTGCGAATTAGCAGGGTCTGGCCCACAACAATGAAGGGTTCGCTGAAATTGAGGCGCAGGTTGCGCTCCTGGGTCAGGGTCATGCCGCTGCCGATCATGTCGAACTTGTTGGTCATCAGGGCCGGGATGATGCCGTCATAGCCGGTGGACACCAGTTCCAGTTTGACGCCCATGGACTTGGCCATGGCTTTGAGCAGATCGACTTCGAAGCCAATGATCTGACCGCGTTTATTGGTCATTTCGAACGGCATGTAGGTCGGGTCCATGCCCACTTTCAACGTACCGCGCTTGACCGCGTCCTCGATTGCGCCTGCATGAGCGGCGCTCACCGCCAGCAGTGCAGTGACACCACACAGCAGTTTTGACAGAAACTTCTTCATCATCAACTCCCCCTCGACCTGCTTATAAAGGTGTTGGCCAACGGCCGGCCCGATTCAAAAAGCCAATAAAGCCGGGCACTCACCCATTCGGAGACGGATGCTAACTCACAGAGGGGTTATGAGACGAGTTTTGAGATAGAAAAGCGTGACAGGCGGGGGGGGGGGTGCTGGCAGGGAGTGATCTGTGGGGGGCCGGCTTGCCGGCGATACGGCCCGGGCTATCGCGGGCAAGCCCGCTCCTGCAAAAGCAGGAGCAGGCTGCTCACGTCAGATCAAGCAGCAGGTTGTAATGGCAACAAGGGTGCGTGAGGGTCAGCTGCGACCGATTCAC
Coding sequences within it:
- a CDS encoding transporter substrate-binding domain-containing protein yields the protein MKKFLSKLLCGVTALLAVSAAHAGAIEDAVKRGTLKVGMDPTYMPFEMTNKRGQIIGFEVDLLKAMAKSMGVKLELVSTGYDGIIPALMTNKFDMIGSGMTLTQERNLRLNFSEPFIVVGQTLLIRKELEDKVKSYKDLNDPQYRLTSKIGTTGEIVARKLMSKAQYHGYDNEPEAVLDVVNGKADAFIYDAPYNVVAVNKFGNGKLVFLDKPFTYEPLAFGLKKGDYDSINYINNFLHQIHEDGTYDRIHDKWFKDTAWLKDME
- a CDS encoding amino acid ABC transporter permease — encoded protein: MKQKKPQWPWHVLTVLVLIGLAGGLYYATSLMSYEWRWNRVPQYFAYQAEEAQRAAETSTVIELVRKGDNTEVVLKGDDGAEQRLTVADNSLQLAEGDDVAEGDVVGVNRHWAAGPLLWGLWTTVWLSLVSGVLGLLIGLATGLCRLSKNPTLRDLSTLYVELVRGTPLLVQIFIFYFFIGTVLNLSREFAGIAALSLFTGAYVAEIIRSGVQSIARGQDEAARSLGLNASQSMRHVVLPQAFKRVLPPLAGQFISLVKDTSLVSVIAITELLKSGREVITTSFSPFEILFCVAGLYLLINLPLSHLASRLERRLAQSD